TCTCTATTATCAAAGATGCAGATTGCCTCATTATAATAGACGCTGTTAAGGGCGGCGGAAGACCTGGCAATATCTACAGATTTACAATTGACGACATCCCTGTCAATATAGCGCAAAAGACATCCCTTCACGAGCTCGGACTTCAGGAGGTATTTGCCTTATTGGATTTATCAGAAGGGAAAAGGCCTGAAACAGTCATTATAATCGGGATTGAGCCGGGAGAGGTTGCGTATGGTATGGACTTAAGCCCTAAACTTAAAGCAGTTGTGCCAAAGGCGGCCGGAGTGGTTGTGGATGAGGTAGAAAAAATATTTAAAATTAAGAAAGGCCG
The DNA window shown above is from Deltaproteobacteria bacterium and carries:
- a CDS encoding HyaD/HybD family hydrogenase maturation endopeptidase encodes the protein MRVIGVGNILLKDEGIGVRVAEYIKEKSLLPPEIDVVDGGTGGIQLISIIKDADCLIIIDAVKGGGRPGNIYRFTIDDIPVNIAQKTSLHELGLQEVFALLDLSEGKRPETVIIIGIEPGEVAYGMDLSPKLKAVVPKAAGVVVDEVEKIFKIKKGRISPALYFHLHKRDN